TCCAACTACTATCACCGCATTTTTACGAGTCTCGCCGGAACAGCGAGAATTTCTTTatgacattttcaatcaaatccaTGTTTGTAACTACGCGgtcaatttctacatatatcttttactgggacgagaaattcgcgaatatttctgtgcgaaaatccgctgtagaaattcagACAAATAACCGTCGATTctaagtaggcctacatgtcaaatatcaactttttctggactcagttcgaCAGTAAAAACAGTTCGACAGTAGACTCAGTTCGACAGTAGACACAGTTCGACAGTAGACTCAGTCCGGCAGTGAACACAGTTCGACAGTAGACTCAGTTCGACAGTAGACACAGTTCGACAGTAGACTCAGTCCGGCAGTGAACACAGTTCGACAGTAGACTCAGTTCGACAGTAGACACAGTTCGACAGTAGACTCAGTCCGGCAGTGAACACAGTTCGACAGTAGACTCAGTTCGACAGTAGACACAGTTCGACAGTAGACTCAGTCCGGCAGTGAACACAGTTCGACAGTAGACTCAGTTCGACAGTAGACACAGTTCGACAGTAGACTCAGTCCGGCAGTGAACACAGTTCGACAGTAGACTCAGTTCGACAGTAGACACAGTTCGACAGTAGACTCAGTCCGGCAGTGAACACAGTTCGACAGTAGACTCAGTTCGACAGTAGACACAGTTCGACAGTAGACTCAGTCCGGCAGTGAACACAGTTCGACAGTAGACTCAGTTCGACAGTAGACACAGTTCGACAGTAGACTCAGTCCGGCAGTGAACACAGTTCGACAGTAGACTCAGTTCGACAGTAGACACAGTTCGACAGTAGACTCAGTCCGGCAGTGAACACAGTTCGACAGTAGACTCAGTTCGACAGTAGACACAGTTCGACAGTGGACTCAGTTCGACAGTAGACtcagtaatagtaataatgataatagtaatgatgataataataatatcatcTAACAAGGGATCTAGTTTAAACAATGAAGTAGTCACATAACTTAATCGTCAGATGGCGCCAATGTCTTACGAGTGGTTGAATCTACTTCCTGTTAacgaacccagttccacagtactgttttgagttaagatttgactccgagtttcattgaaaatgaactaatttcaactcgtGGAACTCTGTGGAACGGCATTCTGGGCTACGACTTCTGGGAATCAACATTCGATCATTCGAACCGATAATCACTAAGTCTGATACGATGTTGTCGGCGGTGTTACATCAACATAGTATCATAGAAACTGACTTTTTGTAATTAGTCATTTTCAACCTGGTGTTTtcttttaaaatgaatttttgaagGACAGCATTGAATATCGATAATCTACTTCCAAAACGTGGCCAGTGAAATCTGAATACAGATGCATTTGAATCCTGGTATCCCATCTTCCCGGTCTCAACATTGTCGGTCAGTTAACATTAtcgacaatattaagcaatGTATTCTATCGTTCAAGGCTTCAATAAAACTTAGTTAGTTTTCTCATTAAAATTTCTATCATCGCAACATTAAATATCAAGCgaagaaaattgattattgGTACACGGTTACCGGTACATTTTTAGTCGTACAAAATATCGTTTATATAGCATTACGTCGTTCGGATCTGGGCTTACCTTCACCCAACAGAAAACCTGTCGGGGTTTTTATTGACCACGATTTATTCTCACGGAAGGACCAAGGCCAAGTACACCTCGAGGAgtcagcaggactcgaacccgcttgtcactcagcactgAATGATAGCGAATAAAACAGCATCACGCATTAATTGAACTAACTGAACTACAGGGACTGACTCGGAATCGTTCGGCGACAGTTGCAGCGGAAAACACCGACCAGTTTGTGTCGGAAAACTCTCAGCGTTGTTACGTATATAAAGAAATTCACGCAGAAAACGCTTTGTCGAGGAATCGTAAACAACTTGGTTAAAAATGGCCACAGCATCATTGAATAGAAGTGGAGGATTGggtttttatattcattgattcTTATGCCATTAATTCTCTGCACTAACAAGGACACCAAACTGCCCAACTTGTGCCAACAGTCACATATAGCGTATGGCATTACTAGTAACAGATAAACAAGAACTATAAGCAGAAGTGTTTTACTGGTTTCAgtacagtatatatatatataaacctaAACTAAGTTTCCTTTTCACAACAATTTGTTGCTCGCGAGCAGCTTCTACGCTTATCTTTTCGGCTTAAAACCGATATAACTTAAGTTTGACATTTAGAAAAGGAGTTGAAATGTCTACTCACCATAAATCACGTAACACGTGCAACTCAGTTATTTGTCGATTTGTTGGTTTCGTCACCATCGATCAGGTCCCGAGGGCactatctaaaaatatttttaaaaacaagaaaactttaaatttaaCTTGATGATTCAGGGCCGTCGGAACAGGGGCGGCAGGGCCCCACTTTTTTGCTTAACGAAATCTTTTTTAAAAGCACGGTGTACCGCGTAGCAGCTGGTCGTTCTCTGTACTAGGTGGTTAGCTCACGGCTTCTCatgcttctgtgaatgagaccgtgaaatggccccaaaacgcatgattgaattttcaaagtttttctagggggggggggggcagaccccttcagaaataagcctcgccactgaaaaattccttccgaCGGCTCATCTGTGATTCAAAGCAAGTTAGACCATGTCATCCAGGCGTTCTTATTTCACGTTGAAATGCGAAATGAGTGTAgcttaaccccccccccccccaagttAAAACCACCCAGGGGTAACAATCCCACATGGTAACAATCCCCCCAGGTAAAATTCCCACGGTCAAAATCAAAGTTCAGTTTTCTATCAAACTTAAGTATAAAACctaaatgaaatagataatagtttttacaataatattgagGGTACATAGATATTTTACTATTActtataataaaatattactTATAGGGATTTTCAAAACAACTGCGATAATATCATTTCTTATGCATGTTGCTTGCTAAAAATCAGAGAATGATGTCAATTTTTATGCACGTAGTTTGGCGAAAGTCACAGATCATCCTAGGCGAATATTGTGAATAACACAacggaaaatttcaaatttttgaaaaccaTCTAAGTTTTTCAAGATAAGAattttgaagtattttattgaatttagctgtgaaatcaaatttggggGGATATTTACTGGGGGGGTATTTAGTGGGGGGATTATTACCTGTTACCATGCGGAATACTTCAGGTTTTTGCTCACAGATGTAGTCGCTTGTACTGGCTATACACATATCTATCTGTTTTCTATCCTATCCGAATTCGACAAATCAATTCTCACAACTAGTTGAATACAAATCGAACGAACTATAAGGTGATTTCAAAGACCGAGGACAATAACAGGACACAATATGAACTGAGTTTGTCATAATGCGGTTCAATGGACACGAGCACCACTGGCTAGATAATACCAGATCGACCCTTTTAAACTTTTCAATAACGAATGTATTTCACATATATGGAGCTGTATCAGATATTCTACCAGTACCCATTAAAATGATACaatgacttttttcaaaaacgaaTTATCAATTCACCATAATATAATAAGATATAGTTTTCCTTTGAAATtgttattgaaaatctctggTTTCTTCTGGTCCTTGTGATTCTCATTCTTATTTTGCCCACATGATGTATACTGTATCAATTTCCATCGTCTCTTACTTGACACAAGGCGTGGGTTGATGTACAGTGTGGGCTGCCAGCGAATGAGCAGAAAACGCCAATTAAGAAAAGtagaaattaaacaaaatctgATCTGAAATCGTCAATGATTATTCACCGCCCTGTTTGCTATTGCAATCGCTATGTGCGAAATCCTTACTTCTAagttatcaaaaatgaaatcctTATATACAATTTCATACTGATCGACGTTCACCGTGAGATATAGAACTCGATAATTTCCTGCCGCCGATGAAAGAATTTATGAATTCCAGAAATTTCGCCCGTTTCAGCTTTCAGACTTCTGCCCTGTGAGAATTTGAATGCACAACCAGACGAAATCATCTACCGCCTATGAAACGAATTGGTATCCAGATAATTTGATTGCAGAACcaaaatggagcgaatttgtAAATGCGTTTTCGTGACAAATTGGAACTAATGCCAGTATTTGAGTTTAGATAAAGGTTTCAGACCAACTCGAAAATATAATGAACAAAACCGTAGTTAACGTTTACGATTCATTATGGGAGTTCAGATGGATACAGATAGCGTATATTACACCTCCGCTGGTTTTAGTCGGCGCTGCGTTCAACGTGTTGGTAATCAtcgtatttcacaaactgaaaactaaaaaccGCTGCTTCGATTTACTGAAATACCTGGCGCTCGTCGACATCGCGTTTTTACTGTCAAAATTCATTCTGAACCCGGTACGATATTACATCCACTACGCGCGTTACGGCGACTCGATCAAGAAATTTCCCAATTACAGAATTTTCCCGGTACAAATGACCATATGGGCGAGTTTGTTTGCTAAAGGATTTCTAATGTTCCGAAATCTTCTAACCGTCATAATCCAATGCGAACGATTGGTTACTATCATTTTCCCGCTGCACGTAAAACGCAGCTTAAAGCCACTCGTCATCGTTACGGGTAttctatcaatatctatatgCGCTTACTACCCTATTACTATGCGTATTCGATCATCGAGTAGGTATAAAGAATTTCGATTCGTTCATGATTTGTATTACAGCGCCGGGATCTATAGATTAGTCTACAAACTCATGAACAAATACATAGACCCGATCATCCGCGTTATTCTTGCAAATGTTTTAGTTATCGCGGCAAACATAGCTCTCATTATTGTCTTATACGTGAAAAGCAAGCGACGCAAAACTCTCTGCGCGTCCAAAATCTCGACAtctcaaaatcaaacaaaagcCACTAAAATGGTGCTCGCGATGAGTGGGGTATTCACTGTTCTAGAAATTCCGGGCTTCTTCGGTAAGTTCGGTATCGGGGATGTTTTCTACAAAACGTTTATCAATCAGATTTACGCGGTTTCGTCGCTTTTAAATTCGTGCGTTAATTTCATACTCTACTCGATCGTAAACGAACAATTCAGAAAAGCGTTGTCGCGTTCGTTTAGGATCGATTAACCCTTTAGTGCCTCAGCCCTAAAAATGTATAATATCTCTTATTGACCTATGTTTTCCGCATCCTCTAATTGCATACAACACAAATTCAGTATCagtttcaaaaaatttgagaaaaaaattttcttcatatttcaatgaacatATTTGGACATCAGGCTATTGGAGCCAGGTTATAAAGTTACAATTTATGACTACAATTCCCTGACGCCATCTATCGTGAAAACTTTGTACTAAGTCAACTTCTGTTGACATCAGGCTTTCCAAGCAATTATTTTGGATACTTTCATAGCTTGCGCAGGCAGCTATGATTGGAAATATGTTCGTCGACGTGCGTGGACAGGAGGCACTAAAGGGTTTTAAGACTcgacaaaaagaaatcaacgCGCGATAATGGTTATTGTTGTGCAGATGGTTTAGTAGTTTAGATTAATGTACGGAAGCTGGAGTTCGTGGCCAGTGTTGTTATTGCCAGATAAACCGCGTTGATGCGTACGTCATACTTGGACATAAATACGTAGAAGTAATATAAATAAACAAGTCTGAAAGTGACGTATGTGTCTACGTAGGCAAACCTAATATGGCGCGGCCATGAGCTCTGATGAGTGCAAAAGGGTATTTATAGATAATTGTGACGTGTGCAGATACGTCATCACCCATACATGAATGTTGTGACGTAAGAATACGTCACAATGCATGAAATCCGAGCCATGTGTGGAATAGGGCCTGCACACGTTACTaaagataaaataatataaaaggGTTTAAGAAAGCTTTAGAGAGAGGCTGGAGAGAAGAGGTTTAAGAGAGAGCTCCGGTGAATGATCTTGTACACATCTAGTAAGAGAAAAATAGACGAATAGATATCTGGGAGCTGTGTAAGGAAGTCAAGACCAAGGACTGAGATCTGGACGAAGAGAGTGTCCTCGCAACATCGTCGAGAGGAAATATCACCACGACGCTAGTTGGACAACCGAATCCAGATTCACAGCACTGGAAGATATACGGACCATACAACAACATAGGTGCAGAATCCATAACCATAACATTATCACTGTATTTCACGAAGTGAAAACTAAACTAAATTTCCGATCAATTTTCAAGAATCGATTCCCTTGTTTTTGTTCCCGACGaatacaatacaatcaagTCGAGGTTCGAGCCTTTTTTCCGAtggaataaagaaaaacaatacATTAAAACATGAAAGAATTCAACTGCGACGACATTTTGTACCACTAGTGTCAGGCTCTATTTCGTGTCTGGAAATTTGCGTCTTTCTTGAGATCAATTAAATTCTATCGAATGAGCAGTCGAAAAATCAGTCTCAATGATATCAAATACGAAGTCGAAAGTAGGAATGAAATATCACCCTGCCCCCAGCGAGATTTGAAATCACGACCGCTCGTTTACAAGACCAGTGCTGACACTCTTCTGGGGGGTATTTGCATCCACggccgggttcgaacccccgTTCGGAAAAAAACGCCTCTCGACAAATGATagaattcatgaataaataacaaaaaaaacacaatGTCTCAATTCACCTTTAGATTTACTGAATAGAATATGAATAGGGATGTGAGAATGTGATAAGTTGTGTCAGAGTTGGAGGTTCACGCTGATTTTAGTCCGATTGAGGAGATTATCTGTTGCGCTGTCTGGTTTCCGGAATGCATGGCTCCGTGAAGATAACCATAATATCCGACCGAGTACGCTTCACCCGCGAAATACAACGTATGATTTAAAGGAGCGCCCATCAGAGCGTGCGTATCAGCGGACATCCACGGGGGCCAGTTAGAGAAGGAGCCGTAATAGAGAGGGTTAGTATGCCAGTCGGGTACCAGGATCTCAACGGGTTCGGGCACCTGCGCTCCGTACATGCTTCTCAATACGGCGGTTAACTCAGCTTCAACAGTCGCTACGGGCAGACGGGATACTCGATCGGCCTCGTCGTCGAATACAGATACGAGAAGTATATTCGTACCAGCCGGATGGAGACCTACGGCTTCCAGATTCTGCCACATCGCGTAGTAACCTCTGGTCGGATGTGCGTACAGAATATATTCTTCATCGTCCCAGAATCGTTGCGCGGAGGCGTTAAATCGCATGAATATTTTCGTGTAGGTTCCCATCGTGAAACTGTTAAATGCCAATTGCCTTTTTTCGGGAAATCTGGGTACGAATTTGACGGCGTCGCTTTGCAGGACTCCGATACTGAACGTACAGATCGCGTAGTCACCGCTGAAGGTCTTTCCGGACTTAGTCTTGACCTTGACACCTTGACCGTCATAACTAACCCGCGTTATCGTTTCGTTGAGATAGAGTCGTCTGGTGGCGCCGTCTGTTAGGAATTCGTCTGCTAATTGCTCCAGTATATAACCGAACCCTCTCTGATCGGTGATGAAGAAATCTTCTTGTTTGTAATTCTCCTGCAAAGCCGGTTGATAAAGAACGGTCATTTCGTCGGCCGGGACAGCAAACTCGAAATCAATGTCAAACATTTCGACGACGTCCTCCACGGGCGTCCTGCGCATCGGCCAGCCGCCGTACCGCAAAGCCCCCCTCAATGGAACGTCGGCCATCTTGTTTTTCTGACGAAACTCGCGAATCCGATCGACAACCCGATTTGCCCTGGCGAACTTCCGGAACGCCGCGTCCGAAACacttgtgacgtcatttccgTTGACGTCACGCGTGACGTAACTGTCGTAATTCGAAACGACGCCggccattttgtattttttggcCAAATCCCACAGCGGGTTGCCGTCAGTACCCTGCACCCAATTCGCTCCCAGTTCGACTATCTTACCACCGAACTCGGAGGCTTTCACTCTGCCCCCGATTCGGTTCTCGGCGTCAATGATAACGAAGTCTTTGACTCCGTGATCGTGTAGATATTTAGCGGCTGAAATACCGGCGGCTCCTGCTCCTAGGATCAATACTTGAGCGCGATGCGGCACCTCCTCGTTTGTCTTTGCACCTGAAATTGAGAACGGATAGTCGATTTTACAATAGGAAGTCTGGAAGAATACATTTTAGTTAGTGTCCTCTCAAGGAAAGAGGTCTAACAGTCGTGTACTGTTACGGGTAACGAAGTCATATTGATGATCAAACACGGACAATGACAGACCCTGCAAGTTCGtgaattttctgtttttccgTACGTTGTTAGTGTATGGCAAGTATCAAATAGACTAAGTGTTCACGTGAAGAGCTCTTATGccaataagataaaaacccactatctacaaattagttttgtattttatcctttaaattcttttgaattttttttttttttattattttttattcttttttaatatgcatttttgcatttttgtTTGTTGTGGAACGTACCTAGTGCGACAGGAAACCCGAACAACACGATAAGCAGCGGCAGTGACATCAACAGCGGCGGCGATGGAAATGTTAGTTTCATGTCGTCTGGTCTCCAGCGTGGTATCCTGTCTGCATGTGAAATATAGTCAGGTGAGCCGCCGCTGCAGCCACTGTTATACAGACAGAGAGCTTAACAAATACACGGCGTGACCACTCGAAACGAAAGCTGTGTTTTCTTTGTCATTCAGGATCAGCCAAAACTTCCACTTTAAACGAAAGCTGCAATATTTTTCACCACCAGTAGAAAGTTGTATACTCACGTGCTGGACGACCAGCCAATAGCATATGAATGCTATAGAGAGAGGgaaggagggagagggagagggagagggagaaggagagagagaggctaTGATAGAAAACTGGATCCTCCAAATCGAAGCGATTCTAAACATCGAATCTAGACGAGGTGAAAGCTGAGTACTATCTCTCGGTAACGATACGACGTGAATATCTATTCTTTACGTAAGTCCCAGTCTCAAGCTCACGTCCCACAGGTCGGCCCGGAGCTAAAGGCTCGCTGATCGGCCCGGAGCTTACAACCTGCAGTTCAACCCGGGGCTAACGACTCGCAGCTCGGCCCGGAGCTCACGATTCGTAGGTTGGGCCGGAGCCGCCCTTATCGGTTGTAACTCAATGACCGACGGTCTCAAGGCTTTTTCGGTGTATCTGACTGGTCTGACTATTCTGGTTACTTGATATTGGCAGCGGATATGAATAGAGGCGTGAGCGCAATTTTCTCAGAActttattacttttcaaaAGGCACTAATCCTTGGTAACTTCTAAGAAAACGTCTCATTTCCCAATATGTACTTTTGATATTCGACGGATAGATATTAGTCAAACCTTGCTTCATCAATCTTTATAGAATGTCGAACGAATGAATGTTTAGTTGTTGCGCATTAGTTTTGTGCTTTGTTTCGTGCTGGTTGACATTAATTCCAAGTCATTAATGCGACGGTGGA
This sequence is a window from Tubulanus polymorphus chromosome 9, tnTubPoly1.2, whole genome shotgun sequence. Protein-coding genes within it:
- the LOC141911215 gene encoding uncharacterized protein LOC141911215 codes for the protein MKLTFPSPPLLMSLPLLIVLFGFPVALGAKTNEEVPHRAQVLILGAGAAGISAAKYLHDHGVKDFVIIDAENRIGGRVKASEFGGKIVELGANWVQGTDGNPLWDLAKKYKMAGVVSNYDSYVTRDVNGNDVTSVSDAAFRKFARANRVVDRIREFRQKNKMADVPLRGALRYGGWPMRRTPVEDVVEMFDIDFEFAVPADEMTVLYQPALQENYKQEDFFITDQRGFGYILEQLADEFLTDGATRRLYLNETITRVSYDGQGVKVKTKSGKTFSGDYAICTFSIGVLQSDAVKFVPRFPEKRQLAFNSFTMGTYTKIFMRFNASAQRFWDDEEYILYAHPTRGYYAMWQNLEAVGLHPAGTNILLVSVFDDEADRVSRLPVATVEAELTAVLRSMYGAQVPEPVEILVPDWHTNPLYYGSFSNWPPWMSADTHALMGAPLNHTLYFAGEAYSVGYYGYLHGAMHSGNQTAQQIISSIGLKSA